A window of the Gemmatirosa kalamazoonensis genome harbors these coding sequences:
- a CDS encoding M20/M25/M40 family metallo-hydrolase yields the protein MSPMTFRRLGGRGAAAAAAILLAACRTAGTPGGARGAPSTADAARIHADVAYLADDRLEGRLAGSPGNDSAAAYIARRFRALGLSTVEQRFTAQVAAFAHAGRSPELTSQNVVAIVPGRDPALRGQSVVIGAHYDHLGRDRLFASDTGTAIRNGADDNASGTAAVLELARLLAAHPPRRSVLLVAFSGEEEGALGSQWFVDHPPVPLDSVVAMLNFDMVGRLANDKLLVYGVGTAPELPGLVDSLNAAGPRLALKTLPDGVGPSDHAPFYLKELPVLHFFTDVHPDYHAAGDDVEKINAPGEARVVDLGHAIARAIADRPGRLTFTPTATTQRMASDPTAGPRPWFGSIPDMGSDAAGMRLTGVTPGSPADKGGVKAGDVVVQFGDRVVTDLYSYTDALNAYKPGDVVRVVVQRGTMGERVTLTVTLGKRGE from the coding sequence ATGTCCCCGATGACGTTCCGCCGACTCGGCGGCCGCGGAGCAGCGGCCGCCGCGGCGATCCTGCTGGCCGCCTGCCGCACCGCCGGCACCCCGGGCGGGGCCCGCGGCGCCCCCTCCACCGCCGACGCCGCCCGCATCCACGCCGACGTCGCCTACCTCGCCGACGACCGGCTGGAGGGACGGCTCGCGGGCTCGCCGGGCAACGACAGCGCGGCCGCGTACATCGCGCGACGCTTCCGCGCCCTCGGCCTGAGCACCGTCGAGCAGCGGTTCACCGCGCAGGTGGCCGCGTTCGCCCACGCGGGCCGGTCGCCGGAGCTGACGAGCCAGAACGTCGTGGCGATCGTTCCGGGCCGCGACCCGGCGCTCCGCGGCCAGTCGGTCGTCATCGGCGCGCACTATGACCACCTCGGCCGCGACCGGCTGTTCGCGAGCGACACCGGCACCGCGATCCGCAACGGCGCCGACGACAACGCTTCGGGGACGGCCGCGGTGCTGGAGCTGGCGCGGCTGCTCGCGGCGCACCCGCCGCGCCGGTCGGTGCTGCTCGTCGCGTTCAGCGGCGAGGAGGAAGGGGCGCTCGGCTCCCAGTGGTTCGTCGACCACCCGCCGGTGCCGCTCGACAGCGTCGTCGCGATGCTGAACTTCGACATGGTCGGCCGCCTCGCGAACGACAAGCTGCTCGTCTACGGCGTGGGCACGGCGCCGGAGCTGCCCGGGCTCGTCGACTCGCTGAACGCGGCCGGGCCGCGCCTCGCCCTGAAGACGCTTCCCGACGGCGTCGGGCCGTCCGACCACGCGCCGTTCTATCTCAAGGAGCTCCCCGTCCTCCACTTCTTCACCGACGTCCACCCCGATTACCACGCGGCGGGCGACGACGTCGAGAAGATCAATGCCCCGGGCGAGGCGCGCGTCGTGGACCTCGGCCACGCGATCGCGCGGGCCATCGCCGACCGGCCGGGCCGCCTCACGTTCACGCCGACCGCGACCACGCAGCGCATGGCTTCCGACCCGACGGCGGGACCGCGCCCGTGGTTCGGCAGCATCCCCGACATGGGCTCCGACGCCGCGGGGATGCGCCTCACCGGGGTCACCCCGGGCAGCCCGGCGGACAAAGGTGGCGTGAAGGCGGGGGACGTCGTCGTACAGTTCGGGGACCGGGTCGTCACCGACCTGTACTCCTACACCGACGCCCTGAACGCCTACAAGCCTGGTGACGTCGTTCGCGTCGTGGTCCAGCGCGGAACGATGGGTGAGCGCGTCACGCTCACGGTCACGCTCGGGAAGCGTGGCGAATGA
- a CDS encoding OmpP1/FadL family transporter — MKGSASGVGFNVGAHWQPTPALGLGARYLSRVRFEYDGADATFTQVPSGVTLFPGSPIIPAGTTVPPTGVPFDAVLAGQFTGSGLLHPGQHASTRLEFPAQLQVGVGYSGIANTTLSVDYARIQWSSFTTLPVDFGPGSPLTRTLREDYENSNSLRVGFEHRFFATFVDPDDVAATPAAQNGVALRLGFAYAQTPAPDVTVTPLLPDMSRFNFAGGLGIPIGTTFALDASYLRVETQGRRGRVIERTADSQTAAQLNGGWYTLNANVFSLSLKAQF, encoded by the coding sequence GTGAAGGGGAGCGCGAGCGGCGTCGGATTCAACGTCGGGGCGCACTGGCAGCCGACGCCGGCGCTCGGCCTCGGCGCGCGCTATCTGTCGAGGGTCCGATTCGAGTACGACGGCGCCGACGCGACGTTCACCCAGGTGCCGAGCGGGGTGACGCTGTTCCCGGGAAGCCCGATCATCCCCGCGGGCACCACGGTACCTCCCACCGGCGTCCCGTTCGACGCGGTGCTCGCCGGGCAGTTCACGGGGAGCGGGCTGCTGCACCCGGGTCAGCACGCGAGCACGCGGCTCGAGTTCCCCGCGCAGCTCCAGGTCGGCGTCGGCTACAGCGGGATCGCGAACACGACGCTCTCCGTCGACTACGCGCGCATCCAGTGGAGCTCCTTCACGACGCTACCCGTGGACTTCGGCCCCGGCTCGCCGCTGACGCGCACGTTGCGCGAGGACTACGAGAACTCGAACTCGCTGCGCGTCGGCTTCGAGCACCGCTTCTTCGCGACGTTCGTCGACCCGGACGACGTCGCCGCGACACCCGCGGCGCAGAACGGCGTCGCGCTGCGCCTCGGCTTCGCGTACGCGCAGACGCCGGCGCCCGACGTGACGGTGACGCCGCTGCTCCCCGACATGAGCCGCTTCAACTTCGCGGGCGGGTTGGGCATCCCGATCGGCACCACGTTCGCGCTCGACGCGTCGTACCTGCGCGTGGAGACACAGGGCCGCCGCGGACGCGTCATCGAGCGCACGGCGGACAGCCAGACGGCCGCGCAGCTCAACGGCGGCTGGTACACCCTGAACGCGAACGTCTTCTCGCTGAGCCTCAAGGCGCAGTTCTGA
- a CDS encoding HEAT repeat domain-containing protein: protein MLTPPGVAGSLRRGRLNFGGAASILDRMEPQLAFARTLSRLVGLLRHSGSTIEEVKDTLRLAVTHSRERTIAFRLDEWKLALDGDVVPASATGMEELTEQLKAHGVRELTIRQFASASELIKLVRLLAEEAVIDPQEFAQRIAAQKLWNVDVTAAAASDPSPEPTAPSPDHLKVEHHLARVRQASVPLDATHALAELVELTDQHMEAGHAEAVAEVLVGLWRIEREVSDETIKAACAKTIERLSRPHLTRLVAQLLPGLLSAGRQKEYAEHRDAVGRCGNPGAAALLAHLMAADSFEERRVFYNAIVELRTGIPMLIDALGHPQWYVVRNAASLLGEMREPQADGPLARLLEHRDERVREAAAAALSRIDTPIARIALQRMLQDRSPQVRLHAAGAFAASPAKTATPLATALEAESDTDVQLGIIYALGRLGTPDAVQKLVRAVMPSNLRPRPVSFRIAALEALTAARGNSAMPTLRTLLTDAEPAVRDAAKRLIATTALAS from the coding sequence ATGTTAACGCCGCCCGGCGTCGCCGGCAGCCTGCGGCGTGGACGCCTCAACTTCGGCGGGGCCGCGTCGATACTCGATCGCATGGAGCCCCAACTCGCCTTTGCCCGCACCCTCTCCCGTCTCGTCGGACTGCTTCGGCATTCCGGCAGCACGATCGAAGAGGTCAAGGACACGCTCCGTCTCGCCGTCACCCACTCCCGGGAGCGCACCATCGCGTTCCGGCTCGACGAGTGGAAGCTGGCGCTGGACGGGGACGTCGTGCCGGCGTCCGCGACGGGGATGGAGGAGCTGACCGAGCAGCTGAAGGCGCACGGCGTGCGCGAGCTCACGATCCGGCAGTTCGCGTCGGCGTCGGAGCTCATCAAGCTGGTGCGCCTGCTGGCCGAGGAAGCCGTCATCGACCCGCAGGAGTTCGCGCAGCGCATCGCCGCGCAGAAGCTGTGGAACGTCGACGTGACGGCTGCCGCGGCCTCCGATCCGTCGCCCGAGCCGACCGCGCCGTCGCCCGACCACCTGAAGGTCGAACACCACCTCGCACGCGTGCGACAGGCATCGGTGCCGCTCGACGCGACGCACGCGCTCGCGGAGCTGGTGGAGCTGACCGACCAGCACATGGAGGCGGGGCACGCCGAGGCGGTGGCCGAAGTGCTCGTCGGGCTCTGGCGGATCGAGCGGGAGGTCTCCGACGAAACGATCAAGGCCGCCTGCGCGAAGACGATCGAGCGGCTGTCGCGGCCGCACCTGACGCGCCTCGTCGCGCAGCTGCTGCCGGGGCTTCTCTCGGCGGGACGCCAGAAGGAGTACGCGGAGCACCGCGACGCGGTCGGCCGGTGCGGCAACCCGGGTGCGGCGGCGCTGCTCGCGCATCTCATGGCGGCCGACTCGTTCGAGGAGCGGCGGGTCTTCTACAACGCGATCGTCGAGCTGCGCACGGGGATCCCGATGCTGATCGACGCGCTCGGCCACCCGCAGTGGTACGTGGTGCGCAACGCGGCGAGCCTGCTCGGCGAGATGCGCGAGCCGCAGGCGGACGGCCCGCTCGCCCGACTGCTCGAGCACCGCGACGAGCGCGTGCGCGAGGCGGCCGCCGCGGCGCTGTCGCGGATCGACACGCCGATCGCGCGCATCGCGCTCCAGCGCATGCTGCAGGACCGCTCGCCGCAGGTGCGGCTGCACGCGGCGGGCGCGTTCGCGGCCTCGCCGGCGAAGACGGCCACGCCGCTCGCCACGGCGCTCGAGGCGGAGAGCGACACGGACGTGCAGCTCGGGATCATCTACGCGCTCGGCCGACTCGGGACGCCGGACGCGGTGCAGAAGCTGGTGCGCGCGGTGATGCCGTCGAACCTGCGTCCGCGCCCGGTGAGCTTCCGCATCGCCGCCCTCGAAGCGCTCACCGCCGCCCGCGGCAACTCCGCGATGCCGACGCTGCGCACGCTGCTGACGGACGCCGAGCCCGCGGTGCGCGACGCGGCCAAGCGGCTGATCGCGACGACGGCGCTGGCGTCGTAA
- a CDS encoding M20/M25/M40 family metallo-hydrolase, protein MLNDTSYAFLKRLLDAPGPSGFETVPARVWRAEASTFATVSGDVMGNSIAVVNPGGSPTIMLAGHIDEIGVIVTYVDDQGYAYVGPIGGWDPQVLVGQRVRFMGKDGDVVGVIGKKPIHLIKPDEREKASRMCDLWVDIGSTSKAETLARLSVGDAGVVDKQLLELPNGRIASRSIDNRIGAFVVLEALRRYAARPGDARVVAVATTQEEIAWRGGGALASAVKVAPAMAIVVDVTFATDHPGVDKKEHGEANLGGGPVLTRGSIVSPIVFNMVRDAAERLKIPYQLHAAGRESFTDADAIHNAAEGIATALVSVANRYMHSPSEMVAVDDLDRSAELIAETCRAVGKNADFTER, encoded by the coding sequence ATGTTGAACGACACATCCTACGCGTTCCTCAAGCGGTTGCTCGACGCGCCCGGCCCCTCCGGCTTCGAGACCGTCCCCGCGCGCGTCTGGCGCGCCGAAGCGAGCACCTTCGCCACGGTGAGCGGGGACGTGATGGGCAACAGCATCGCCGTCGTGAACCCGGGCGGGTCGCCGACGATCATGCTCGCCGGCCACATCGACGAGATCGGCGTCATCGTCACCTACGTCGACGACCAGGGCTACGCGTACGTCGGCCCGATCGGCGGCTGGGATCCGCAGGTGCTCGTCGGGCAGCGCGTGCGGTTCATGGGGAAGGACGGTGACGTCGTCGGCGTCATCGGCAAGAAGCCGATCCACCTCATCAAGCCCGACGAGCGCGAGAAGGCGTCGCGCATGTGCGACTTGTGGGTCGACATCGGCTCGACGAGCAAGGCGGAGACGCTCGCCCGCCTGTCCGTCGGCGACGCCGGCGTCGTGGACAAGCAGCTGCTCGAGCTGCCGAACGGCCGCATCGCGTCGCGCTCGATCGACAACCGCATCGGCGCGTTCGTCGTGCTCGAGGCGCTCCGGCGCTACGCCGCGCGCCCCGGCGACGCGCGCGTCGTGGCCGTCGCGACGACGCAGGAGGAGATCGCATGGCGCGGCGGCGGCGCCCTCGCGTCGGCCGTGAAGGTCGCGCCGGCCATGGCGATCGTCGTCGACGTGACGTTCGCGACCGACCACCCGGGCGTCGACAAGAAGGAGCACGGCGAGGCGAACCTCGGCGGCGGTCCCGTGCTCACGCGCGGCTCGATCGTCTCGCCGATCGTGTTCAACATGGTGCGCGACGCCGCCGAGCGGCTGAAGATCCCGTACCAGCTGCACGCCGCCGGCCGCGAGTCGTTCACCGACGCCGACGCGATCCACAACGCCGCCGAGGGCATCGCCACCGCGCTCGTCTCCGTCGCGAACCGCTACATGCACTCGCCGAGCGAGATGGTCGCCGTCGACGACCTCGATCGCTCCGCGGAGCTCATCGCCGAGACCTGCCGCGCGGTCGGGAAGAACGCGGACTTCACTGAGAGATAG
- a CDS encoding trypsin-like serine protease produces the protein MPARPARVARRLLSVATLFVATVAAAQPLPTLPKTADHVPLILRSDILGLDGTVDPSLINFFDAVVDGINANAVARLSVFITPTSGFSCTGALVGPHTILTAAHCVTDDLTGDLVTGQDRVRARFVGPGNTPVDIWSRSVVVRDSWQGFFNPASDGGQDVALIDLDGTIPNWLTPYSIFHGDPFFQNTDFIGAGTFGNGALGDLGFDGRRRWGQNRVDLVSDEFFGPGDGILWTDFDNGLRRSDAFCWATGGGDPNPFCNRGRGPTEMGLGAGDSGGPLFIDRQLAGVASFGTVFCGDPDCNTFASPPLFRTNVIDGWGSLNGFASVQYNEAWILSQIAGFNSSAVVVSTPEPTTIALTALGLLALGVHARRRTRAD, from the coding sequence ATGCCCGCCCGACCCGCTCGAGTCGCGCGCCGTCTCCTCTCCGTCGCGACGCTCTTCGTCGCGACGGTCGCCGCCGCCCAGCCGCTGCCGACGCTGCCGAAGACGGCGGATCACGTGCCGCTGATCCTGCGCAGCGACATCCTCGGTCTGGACGGCACGGTCGACCCGTCGCTCATCAACTTCTTCGACGCGGTGGTCGACGGCATCAACGCGAACGCGGTCGCGCGGCTCAGCGTCTTCATCACGCCGACGAGCGGATTCTCGTGCACGGGCGCGCTCGTCGGACCCCACACGATCCTCACCGCGGCGCACTGCGTGACCGACGATCTCACGGGCGATCTCGTGACGGGGCAGGACCGAGTGCGCGCGCGGTTCGTCGGCCCGGGCAACACGCCGGTCGACATCTGGTCGCGCTCGGTCGTCGTGCGGGACTCGTGGCAGGGCTTCTTCAACCCGGCCTCCGACGGCGGTCAGGACGTGGCGCTGATCGATCTCGATGGCACCATCCCGAACTGGCTGACGCCGTACTCGATCTTCCACGGCGACCCGTTCTTCCAGAACACGGACTTCATCGGCGCGGGGACGTTCGGCAACGGCGCGCTCGGCGACCTGGGATTCGACGGGCGGCGGCGGTGGGGGCAGAACCGCGTCGACCTCGTGTCCGACGAGTTCTTCGGCCCCGGCGACGGGATCCTGTGGACGGACTTCGACAACGGGCTGCGGCGCAGCGACGCGTTCTGCTGGGCGACGGGCGGCGGCGACCCGAATCCATTCTGCAACCGCGGCCGCGGCCCGACCGAGATGGGGCTCGGTGCCGGCGACTCGGGCGGGCCGCTGTTCATCGATCGACAGCTCGCCGGCGTGGCGTCGTTCGGCACGGTGTTCTGCGGCGATCCGGATTGCAACACGTTCGCCTCGCCGCCGCTGTTCCGGACGAACGTGATCGACGGGTGGGGCTCGCTGAACGGGTTCGCGAGCGTGCAGTACAACGAGGCGTGGATCCTCTCGCAGATCGCGGGCTTCAACTCGTCCGCGGTCGTCGTCTCGACGCCTGAGCCGACGACGATCGCGCTCACGGCGCTCGGGCTGCTCGCGCTCGGCGTGCACGCGCGGCGGCGCACGCGCGCGGACTGA
- a CDS encoding CPBP family intramembrane glutamic endopeptidase gives MTEPPTPQETPQMTQSVMEPTTTPFTEPGMAAEPAPEHEPAPALPRPEWWQTVGAFLLWTVLHSMSVFPANPLAMRNGAPLQPVIPPLAGLFYNLALAALFVWWFVVRGGRLASYRRETFRLRVPPRAAMVRLPMIAAAVVVAVYASLVVVPRFIPIPHDRDDPLTAFLQLPFGIATVVTLAAVLVPLLEEFLFRGWLQSRLERRFAPGTAIIATAVIFGLAHFQLFGLPVRVIFGLTAGYLAWSTRSIWPGVILHAIYNGMLLGGGTAAPGIDEHVLQRWANTPSIFWPSAAAFFLSCLALVALLRSVGRARVADEPLHTSLASAA, from the coding sequence ATGACGGAACCGCCAACGCCGCAGGAGACGCCGCAGATGACGCAATCGGTCATGGAGCCGACGACGACGCCGTTCACGGAGCCCGGCATGGCCGCGGAGCCGGCGCCGGAGCACGAGCCCGCGCCCGCCCTTCCCCGGCCCGAGTGGTGGCAGACCGTCGGCGCGTTCCTGCTGTGGACGGTGCTGCACAGCATGTCGGTGTTCCCGGCGAACCCGCTCGCGATGCGCAACGGGGCGCCGCTGCAGCCCGTCATCCCGCCGCTGGCGGGGCTGTTCTACAACCTCGCGCTGGCGGCGCTGTTCGTCTGGTGGTTCGTGGTGCGCGGCGGACGGCTCGCGAGCTACCGGCGCGAGACGTTCCGGCTGCGCGTGCCGCCGCGCGCCGCCATGGTCCGGCTGCCGATGATCGCCGCGGCGGTCGTCGTCGCTGTCTACGCCTCGCTCGTCGTCGTGCCGCGGTTCATTCCCATCCCGCACGACCGCGACGATCCGCTCACCGCGTTCCTCCAGCTGCCGTTCGGCATCGCGACCGTCGTGACGCTCGCCGCGGTGCTCGTGCCGCTGCTCGAGGAGTTCCTGTTCCGCGGCTGGCTCCAGAGCCGGCTCGAGCGGCGCTTCGCCCCGGGCACGGCGATCATCGCCACGGCGGTGATCTTCGGACTCGCGCACTTCCAGCTCTTCGGGCTGCCGGTGCGCGTCATCTTCGGCCTCACGGCGGGCTACCTCGCGTGGTCCACGCGGTCCATCTGGCCGGGCGTCATCCTGCACGCGATCTACAACGGCATGCTGCTCGGCGGCGGCACGGCCGCGCCGGGGATCGACGAGCACGTGCTGCAGCGGTGGGCCAACACGCCGTCGATCTTCTGGCCGTCCGCGGCCGCGTTCTTCCTGAGCTGTCTCGCGTTGGTCGCGCTGCTGCGGAGCGTCGGCCGGGCGCGGGTGGCCGACGAGCCGCTCCACACGTCGCTCGCCTCGGCCGCCTAA
- a CDS encoding OmpP1/FadL family transporter: MTSRGRAIRVAGWWSAVAACSLSGVAPRVARAQGFGLNEIGSCAIARGFAATGSPCEDVSTIYWNPAATTTLRGLAVYAGASAIAVNGSFRADTTGKVWPSEVPTAYPPFLGVNWTPASHRVALGVAAYVPYGLTSQWAPDFVGRFSAQKASLASVYVQPNVAVELVPGKLSVGGGPTIGWSQLELRQSIDISSQTPPGAPSGVTFAQLGIAPGTEFARARA; the protein is encoded by the coding sequence ATGACGTCTCGTGGGCGGGCGATCCGCGTGGCGGGCTGGTGGAGTGCCGTCGCCGCTTGCAGCCTGTCCGGCGTCGCGCCGCGCGTCGCGCGCGCGCAGGGCTTCGGGCTGAACGAGATCGGGAGCTGCGCGATCGCCCGCGGCTTCGCGGCGACCGGCTCACCGTGCGAGGACGTGTCGACGATCTACTGGAATCCAGCGGCGACGACGACGCTGCGTGGTCTCGCCGTGTATGCCGGGGCGTCGGCGATCGCGGTGAACGGGTCGTTCAGGGCGGACACGACCGGGAAGGTGTGGCCGAGCGAGGTGCCGACGGCGTACCCGCCGTTCCTCGGGGTGAACTGGACACCGGCGAGCCACCGCGTCGCGCTCGGCGTCGCGGCGTACGTGCCCTACGGGCTCACGTCGCAGTGGGCGCCGGACTTCGTCGGCCGCTTCAGCGCGCAGAAGGCGTCGCTGGCGAGCGTGTACGTGCAGCCTAACGTCGCGGTGGAGCTGGTACCCGGGAAGCTCTCGGTCGGCGGCGGCCCGACGATCGGCTGGTCGCAGCTCGAGCTGCGGCAGTCGATCGACATCTCGTCGCAGACGCCGCCGGGCGCGCCGTCGGGCGTCACGTTCGCGCAGCTCGGCATCGCGCCGGGCACCGAGTTCGCGCGCGCGCGCGCGTGA
- a CDS encoding amidohydrolase encodes MHARRHPLVTPALLILGIARATIAQPADLVVTNARIYTVDGARPVAAAMAVRDGRVLFVGDERGALALKGGATRVVDLQGHTVLPGLVDAHGHLLGLGLALRNVDLVGTTSYDEVVQRVAARAREAPAGSWIVGRGWDQNDWGDTRFPTHEALSRAVPDHPVVLERVDGHAVLANAAAMRAAAVTARTRDPEGGRLERDASGAPTGVFVDNAMAIIDRVVPQPSREEQRAALKGAIAEAHRWGLVGVHDPGEPRAVIELMEDMAAKGELDLRTYVMIADDSAALAYYFARGPRVALNDGRLWERAVKLYADGALGSRGAALLEPYADDPKNSGLLVSAPAHIQDVATRALKAGFQVNTHAIGDRGNRLVLDAYEKALAAVPVADHRFRIEHAQILNHDDIPRFAALGVIPSMQASHQTSDMYWAANRLGAARLLGAYAWRSLLDAGSVVPNGSDFPVEQVNPLISFHAAVSRQDARNWPAGGWLPEQRMTRGEALKSMTLWPAFAAFQERDMGSLTPGKYADFVVLDRDIMRVPDDQILGTRVLSTWMGGRVVYEAK; translated from the coding sequence ATGCACGCTCGCCGACATCCGCTCGTCACTCCCGCGCTGCTCATCCTCGGCATCGCGCGCGCCACCATCGCGCAGCCGGCCGATCTCGTCGTCACGAACGCGCGCATCTACACGGTCGACGGCGCGCGCCCCGTCGCCGCGGCGATGGCCGTGCGCGACGGGCGCGTGCTGTTCGTCGGCGACGAGCGCGGCGCGCTCGCGCTGAAGGGCGGCGCGACGCGCGTCGTCGACCTGCAGGGGCACACGGTCCTCCCCGGCCTCGTCGACGCGCACGGACACCTGCTCGGACTCGGCCTCGCGCTGCGCAACGTCGATCTCGTCGGCACCACGTCGTACGACGAGGTCGTGCAGCGTGTCGCCGCGCGCGCGCGCGAGGCGCCGGCGGGATCATGGATCGTCGGCCGCGGATGGGACCAGAACGACTGGGGCGATACGCGCTTCCCCACGCACGAGGCGCTGTCGCGCGCCGTCCCCGACCACCCCGTGGTGCTCGAGCGCGTCGACGGACATGCGGTGCTCGCGAACGCCGCCGCGATGCGCGCCGCGGCCGTCACGGCGCGCACGCGCGACCCCGAGGGCGGCCGCCTCGAGCGCGACGCTTCCGGCGCGCCGACCGGCGTGTTCGTCGACAACGCGATGGCCATCATCGACCGCGTCGTGCCGCAGCCGTCGCGCGAGGAGCAGCGCGCCGCGCTGAAGGGCGCCATCGCCGAAGCGCACCGGTGGGGGCTCGTCGGCGTGCACGATCCGGGAGAGCCGCGCGCCGTGATCGAGCTGATGGAGGACATGGCGGCGAAGGGAGAGCTCGACCTCCGCACGTACGTCATGATCGCCGACGACAGCGCGGCGCTCGCCTATTACTTCGCTCGCGGGCCGCGCGTCGCGCTGAACGACGGTCGCCTGTGGGAGCGCGCCGTGAAGCTGTACGCCGACGGCGCGTTAGGCTCCCGCGGTGCGGCGCTGCTCGAGCCCTACGCCGACGACCCGAAGAACTCCGGCCTGCTCGTCTCCGCGCCGGCGCACATCCAGGACGTCGCGACGCGCGCGCTGAAAGCCGGCTTCCAGGTGAACACGCACGCCATCGGCGACCGCGGCAACCGGCTCGTGCTCGACGCGTACGAGAAGGCGCTCGCCGCCGTGCCGGTGGCCGACCATCGCTTCCGCATCGAGCACGCGCAGATCCTGAATCACGACGATATCCCGCGCTTCGCCGCGCTCGGCGTGATCCCGAGCATGCAGGCGAGCCATCAGACGAGCGACATGTACTGGGCCGCGAACCGCCTCGGAGCGGCGCGCCTGCTCGGCGCCTACGCGTGGCGGTCGCTGCTCGACGCGGGCTCCGTGGTGCCTAACGGAAGCGACTTCCCCGTCGAGCAGGTGAACCCGCTCATCTCGTTCCACGCCGCGGTGTCGCGGCAGGACGCGCGCAACTGGCCCGCCGGCGGCTGGCTCCCCGAGCAGCGGATGACGCGCGGGGAGGCGCTGAAGTCGATGACCCTGTGGCCGGCGTTCGCCGCGTTCCAGGAGCGCGACATGGGCTCCCTGACGCCGGGCAAGTACGCCGACTTCGTGGTGCTCGACCGCGACATCATGCGCGTGCCCGATGACCAGATCCTGGGTACGCGCGTCTTGTCCACGTGGATGGGCGGGCGGGTGGTCTACGAGGCGAAATGA
- a CDS encoding SGNH/GDSL hydrolase family protein, with protein MTMRILSRAGRRALVAGATAASVLAACAKDAELLTPPEPANSAAFMARYVALGNSITAGFQSDGINDSTQKQSYARLLAAAAGTRYAYAALAGRGCRPPLTNFLLQTRVGGGTALTCDLRATGSINAVLNNVAVPGANSFDPTGQAGGGYSALTTFILGGLTQVQKAVEVDPTFATVWIGNNDVLSFALGGTRAGVTDSSTFVRNYARMIDDLRAGSPNLTKGVLIGVVNVVNAPLGIPISVLDQAATPSQPAFAYQPAAAAAVVSLLGHPIAFAPNCSTGTPQISIPALQGIATAIAALPAAAPFTFVCADIPGVATKTPGLLSDADRTFFVNRVAGWNGYIHAKADSIGFAYYDPNTRLFTWRATGQVPPFPNLAAPAGTSPFGQFVSFDGVHPSAAAHLVVAQDLVALINQKYGSSIPSPTANP; from the coding sequence ATGACCATGCGGATCCTCTCCCGTGCCGGCCGCCGCGCGCTCGTCGCCGGTGCGACCGCGGCGTCCGTCCTCGCGGCGTGCGCCAAGGACGCCGAGCTGCTCACGCCCCCGGAGCCGGCGAACAGCGCCGCGTTCATGGCGCGCTACGTCGCGCTCGGCAACAGCATCACGGCCGGCTTCCAGTCCGACGGGATCAACGACTCGACGCAGAAGCAGAGCTACGCGCGCCTGCTCGCGGCCGCGGCGGGCACGCGCTACGCGTACGCGGCCCTCGCCGGGCGCGGCTGCCGCCCGCCGCTCACGAACTTCCTGCTGCAGACGCGCGTCGGCGGCGGCACGGCGCTGACGTGCGACCTACGCGCGACCGGCTCGATCAACGCGGTGCTGAACAACGTCGCCGTGCCCGGCGCGAACTCGTTCGACCCGACGGGGCAGGCGGGCGGCGGCTACAGCGCGCTGACGACGTTCATCCTCGGCGGGCTGACCCAGGTGCAGAAGGCGGTCGAGGTCGACCCGACGTTCGCGACGGTCTGGATCGGCAACAACGACGTGTTGAGCTTCGCGTTAGGCGGCACGCGCGCCGGCGTCACCGATTCGTCGACATTCGTCCGCAACTACGCGCGGATGATCGACGACCTGCGCGCCGGGAGCCCGAACCTGACGAAGGGCGTGCTGATCGGCGTGGTGAACGTCGTGAACGCGCCGCTCGGGATCCCGATCTCGGTGCTCGATCAGGCAGCGACGCCGTCGCAGCCGGCGTTCGCGTACCAGCCGGCCGCGGCGGCGGCGGTCGTGTCGCTGCTCGGCCACCCCATCGCGTTCGCGCCCAACTGCAGCACGGGCACGCCGCAGATCTCCATCCCTGCACTGCAGGGGATCGCGACCGCGATCGCCGCGCTGCCGGCGGCGGCGCCGTTCACGTTCGTCTGTGCCGACATCCCCGGCGTCGCCACGAAGACCCCCGGGCTCCTCTCCGACGCCGACCGCACGTTCTTCGTCAACCGCGTGGCGGGGTGGAATGGCTACATCCACGCGAAGGCGGACTCGATCGGGTTCGCGTACTACGACCCGAACACGCGTCTCTTCACCTGGCGCGCGACGGGGCAGGTGCCGCCGTTCCCGAACCTCGCGGCGCCCGCGGGCACGTCGCCGTTCGGGCAGTTCGTGTCCTTCGACGGCGTGCACCCCTCGGCAGCGGCGCACCTGGTGGTGGCGCAGGATCTCGTCGCGCTCATCAACCAGAAGTACGGGAGCTCGATCCCGTCGCCGACGGCGAATCCGTGA